A genomic window from Martelella lutilitoris includes:
- a CDS encoding sugar ABC transporter ATP-binding protein has translation MSGSSSSEEPFLELRGIHKRYGGVHALRGVDMTIRLGEAYHLLGENGCGKSTVIKVMSGAIAPSEGAIILDGEKHNMLTPIRSLSAGIETVYQDLSLIPNLSVAENVALSEQLVMGGGRLARLFDRSRLRETAMRALEAVELPTTRAFLSTVVSDLPLAQRQLVAIARAIATNAKLVIMDEPTTSLTRREVEKLITVVNRLRNDNIAVLFVTHKLDECYRIGGQAIIFRDGESVAQGPLENFTKSQISELMTGREIEAIRYRSAKPQPDELLSTDRLSGRGFENVNLSLRKGEILGITGLADSGRNELAMAISGVHPATGGTLRLDGEELHIRRPSDSIRHGIGYVPEDRLDEGLFLEKSILDNEIALVVARLANRFGVIDNQKGRALAEDLSRQMRLNTSDIDMPVGSLSGGNQQRVLIGRWLSILPKLLVLHGPTVGVDVGSKDTIYRAIQSLAEAGMGLIVVSDDLPELLQNCDRILVMFGGKVVKSYAAEATDEDILYRTMTAPELEVAR, from the coding sequence GTGTCAGGATCATCCTCGTCAGAAGAGCCTTTTCTGGAGCTGCGCGGCATTCACAAGCGCTACGGCGGCGTTCATGCCCTGCGCGGCGTCGACATGACGATCCGTCTTGGCGAAGCCTATCATCTTCTCGGCGAGAACGGCTGCGGCAAGAGCACGGTTATCAAGGTCATGTCCGGCGCGATCGCGCCGAGTGAAGGCGCGATCATCCTGGATGGCGAGAAGCACAATATGCTCACGCCAATCCGGTCTCTCAGCGCCGGCATCGAAACGGTCTATCAGGACCTGTCCCTCATTCCCAATCTGAGCGTGGCGGAAAATGTCGCCCTCAGCGAGCAGCTCGTGATGGGCGGCGGCCGGCTGGCACGCCTTTTCGATCGTTCGCGGCTGCGGGAAACCGCAATGCGCGCCCTCGAGGCCGTCGAATTACCGACCACCCGCGCCTTCCTGTCAACCGTCGTTTCGGACTTGCCGCTGGCGCAAAGGCAACTGGTCGCGATCGCCCGCGCCATTGCCACAAACGCCAAGCTGGTGATCATGGACGAACCGACGACATCGCTGACGCGACGCGAGGTCGAAAAGTTGATCACCGTGGTCAACAGACTGCGAAACGACAATATCGCCGTCCTGTTTGTGACCCACAAACTCGATGAATGTTACCGGATCGGCGGTCAGGCCATCATATTCCGCGACGGTGAATCCGTCGCCCAGGGGCCGCTGGAGAATTTTACGAAATCGCAAATTTCCGAGCTGATGACCGGGCGCGAGATCGAAGCGATCCGTTACCGATCGGCAAAACCGCAGCCGGATGAACTTCTGTCCACCGATCGCCTTTCGGGCAGAGGCTTCGAGAATGTCAATCTGTCACTTAGAAAGGGCGAGATTCTCGGCATTACCGGGCTGGCCGATTCTGGGCGCAACGAGCTGGCCATGGCAATCTCCGGCGTGCATCCGGCAACGGGCGGGACGCTGAGGCTTGACGGCGAAGAGCTTCATATACGCCGCCCGTCCGACTCCATCCGCCATGGCATCGGCTATGTCCCCGAGGACCGGCTCGATGAAGGATTGTTTCTGGAGAAGTCCATTCTCGACAACGAGATCGCTCTCGTGGTCGCGCGGCTTGCAAACAGGTTTGGCGTGATCGACAACCAGAAAGGACGCGCGCTTGCCGAGGACCTTTCCAGGCAGATGCGACTGAACACGAGTGATATCGACATGCCCGTCGGCTCACTGTCCGGAGGAAACCAGCAGAGGGTTCTCATCGGGCGCTGGCTTTCGATCCTGCCGAAGCTCCTGGTCCTGCACGGACCGACAGTGGGCGTCGATGTCGGATCGAAAGACACGATTTACCGCGCCATCCAGTCCCTGGCAGAGGCAGGCATGGGCTTGATTGTGGTCAGCGATGATCTGCCGGAACTCCTGCAGAACTGCGACCGCATCCTCGTCATGTTCGGCGGCAAGGTGGTCAAGAGTTACGCCGCCGAAGCCACCGACGAAGATATTCTCTACCGCACGATGACGGCACCCGAACTGGAGGTGGCGCGATGA
- a CDS encoding ABC transporter permease — MTSVEIERNKAQQKVAEGGFSFRHFLKNHPELITLTLLVAICAIVSVINPNFLQASSLIDIGRASVVMGLFALGVFVILAAGGIDVSFTAIAALSMYSVTLFTVNHFPGMPMPLIVFIATIGGMLLGFVNGILAYHLRVPSLIITIGTQYLFRGILLAFIGTVWIMDLPPQMIEFGRAPLLQFTNANGAVITLPIYFLALPAAAVLTWWILNRTLMGRAIFAIGGNSAIAERLGYNLKTVQLFLFGYAGALAGLAGIIHVSSNRLANPFDLVGSEISVIAAVVLGGARITGGTGTVLGTILGVLLVTVLNNVLVMVGIPSTWQRFVIGFFILLAAAFFMAQQRKS, encoded by the coding sequence ATGACATCCGTTGAAATCGAACGCAACAAAGCGCAGCAGAAGGTTGCAGAGGGCGGCTTCAGCTTCCGTCACTTCCTGAAGAACCATCCCGAACTGATCACGCTCACGCTGCTGGTGGCGATCTGCGCGATCGTCTCCGTGATCAATCCGAACTTTCTTCAGGCATCGTCACTGATCGATATCGGACGCGCCAGCGTCGTAATGGGACTGTTCGCGCTCGGCGTGTTCGTCATTCTCGCGGCCGGCGGCATCGATGTGTCCTTTACCGCGATTGCCGCCCTTTCCATGTATTCGGTCACGCTCTTCACCGTGAACCATTTTCCCGGCATGCCAATGCCGCTCATCGTGTTCATCGCCACCATCGGCGGCATGCTGCTCGGTTTCGTGAACGGGATACTGGCCTATCACCTGCGGGTCCCCTCGCTGATCATCACGATCGGAACGCAATACCTGTTTCGCGGCATCCTGCTCGCCTTCATCGGCACGGTCTGGATCATGGACCTGCCGCCGCAGATGATCGAGTTCGGTCGGGCGCCGCTGCTCCAGTTCACCAACGCCAACGGCGCGGTCATCACCCTCCCGATCTATTTCCTCGCCCTGCCCGCAGCCGCCGTTCTCACCTGGTGGATCCTCAACAGGACCCTGATGGGCCGCGCAATTTTCGCGATCGGCGGCAACAGCGCTATTGCCGAGAGGCTGGGCTACAATCTTAAAACCGTGCAGCTCTTTCTGTTCGGCTATGCCGGCGCGCTGGCTGGCCTGGCGGGGATCATTCATGTGTCCAGCAATCGCCTGGCCAATCCTTTCGACCTGGTCGGCAGCGAAATCAGCGTGATCGCCGCGGTCGTGCTCGGTGGCGCCCGCATCACGGGCGGCACCGGCACGGTGCTCGGAACGATCCTCGGCGTGTTGCTGGTCACCGTCTTGAACAATGTGCTCGTCATGGTCGGCATCCCCAGCACCTGGCAGCGTTTCGTCATCGGCTTCTTCATTCTTCTCGCCGCTGCGTTCTTCATGGCGCAACAGCGAAAATCGTAA
- a CDS encoding dihydroxyacetone kinase subunit DhaK, whose protein sequence is MKKFINKPENVVEEMLEGIYLAHPAVTYAANDKHCLVTATPKPGKVGIATGGGSGHLPLFLGYVGDGMLDGCAVGGIFQSPSAEQMLEVTKYIDQGAGVLYIYGNYTGDIINFDMAAELAEFEDIRVTSVVGNDDAASSVIGEEHKRRGVAGIFFVYKAAGAAAAEGLDLDEVTRIAEKARLNTRTMGVALSSCIVPEIGHPTFEIGETEMEIGMGIHGEPGISRRDLEPADDVVDALMERLFAENLYESGNVAVLVNGLGGTPREELYILYRRVAQRLSERNITAKHVFIGEYATAMEMAGASISLTKLDDELDRLIGAAANTPFFTRLKG, encoded by the coding sequence ATGAAAAAATTCATCAACAAACCGGAAAATGTCGTCGAGGAAATGCTGGAGGGGATCTACCTTGCTCATCCTGCCGTGACCTATGCCGCAAACGACAAGCACTGCCTGGTGACGGCAACGCCGAAGCCGGGCAAGGTCGGCATCGCCACCGGCGGCGGATCCGGTCACCTGCCGCTCTTCCTCGGATATGTGGGCGATGGCATGCTGGACGGATGCGCGGTCGGCGGCATATTCCAGTCCCCGAGCGCCGAGCAGATGCTCGAGGTCACGAAATATATCGATCAGGGCGCCGGCGTTCTTTATATCTACGGCAATTACACCGGCGATATCATCAATTTCGACATGGCGGCGGAACTTGCGGAATTCGAAGACATCCGCGTGACCTCGGTCGTCGGCAATGACGACGCGGCATCCTCCGTGATCGGGGAAGAGCACAAGCGGCGCGGCGTTGCCGGCATTTTCTTCGTCTACAAGGCCGCGGGCGCCGCGGCGGCAGAAGGCCTCGACCTCGACGAGGTCACCCGCATTGCCGAAAAGGCTCGCCTCAACACCCGTACGATGGGCGTCGCGCTCTCAAGCTGCATCGTGCCGGAAATCGGCCACCCGACATTCGAGATCGGCGAAACCGAAATGGAAATCGGGATGGGCATTCACGGCGAACCAGGCATCAGCCGCCGCGACCTCGAACCCGCCGACGACGTGGTCGACGCGCTGATGGAGCGTCTGTTTGCCGAGAACCTTTATGAAAGCGGCAATGTCGCCGTTCTGGTCAACGGTCTTGGCGGCACCCCCCGCGAGGAGCTCTACATCCTCTACCGTCGTGTCGCGCAGCGCCTGTCCGAACGCAACATAACGGCAAAGCACGTCTTCATCGGCGAATATGCAACCGCTATGGAAATGGCGGGGGCCTCGATCTCACTGACGAAGCTCGACGACGAGCTCGACCGGCTGATCGGCGCCGCTGCCAATACACCGTTTTTTACCCGCCTCAAGGGCTGA
- a CDS encoding dihydroxyacetone kinase subunit L yields MDQINTEHMVDVFAGLAAFFANKRDFLIALDGKVGDSDLGLTMSKAFAAAHEAVAAETEPAIATYLKDAGMAMAKAAPSTMGTLMATGFLRASKALDGVDAIGTAEMAAFWRAYSDGVAQRGKAKVGDKTVLDVLEPIASSLETSAAQDLALPQAMTKAVEAASDALENTKTMVAQHGKAAAFQEKSKGLQDAGATVGLFIIQSMTATVHAG; encoded by the coding sequence ATGGATCAGATCAACACCGAACACATGGTCGACGTCTTTGCCGGCCTCGCCGCCTTCTTTGCGAACAAGCGCGACTTTCTGATCGCGCTCGACGGCAAGGTGGGCGACAGCGATCTGGGGCTGACGATGAGCAAAGCCTTCGCCGCCGCCCATGAAGCCGTCGCCGCCGAAACCGAACCCGCCATCGCCACCTATCTGAAGGACGCCGGCATGGCGATGGCCAAGGCGGCACCTTCGACAATGGGGACATTGATGGCCACCGGCTTTCTGCGCGCCAGCAAGGCGCTGGACGGCGTGGACGCCATCGGCACTGCGGAAATGGCCGCCTTCTGGCGCGCCTACAGCGACGGCGTCGCCCAGCGCGGCAAGGCCAAGGTGGGCGACAAGACGGTGCTCGATGTGCTGGAGCCCATCGCCTCGAGCCTTGAAACCTCAGCCGCGCAGGATTTAGCCCTGCCACAAGCGATGACCAAAGCCGTCGAGGCCGCGAGCGATGCTCTGGAAAACACCAAGACCATGGTCGCGCAGCACGGCAAGGCCGCCGCCTTCCAGGAGAAGTCGAAGGGCCTGCAGGATGCCGGCGCGACTGTCGGCCTGTTCATCATCCAGTCGATGACGGCAACAGTCCACGCAGGCTGA
- a CDS encoding NAD(P)-dependent oxidoreductase, with product MKIAYIGLGTMGQGMVHNLLKASHEIRVWNRTTFDLPETLAGAVRKSTIAEAITGCEFVMVCLTGPDAQKAVYFGDDGIVANIAGGTMVADATTTDPELTRSIATAIAERNAAYLDTPVFGSKGEAWAGKLDFVCGGDRNAFDRLAPVLEPLAATVHHMGPPGSGAMMKLVGNLLVAAQMESLGEALSLARKAGLNGDAVMGVFDVTDYSSLLIRNVGRATLAGDYAPSFYLRHMLKDTRLVRAFACSQDVPVPVTTLIGELYAAANNKGLGDLNASAIHEMLFELSGLQKSSD from the coding sequence ATGAAAATTGCCTATATCGGGCTCGGAACCATGGGCCAGGGGATGGTCCACAATCTCCTCAAAGCCAGCCACGAGATCAGGGTCTGGAACCGCACCACCTTCGATCTGCCCGAGACGCTTGCTGGCGCAGTGCGAAAGAGCACCATCGCGGAGGCCATAACGGGTTGCGAGTTCGTCATGGTCTGCCTGACGGGACCGGACGCCCAGAAAGCCGTTTATTTTGGCGACGACGGCATCGTCGCCAATATTGCCGGGGGCACCATGGTCGCAGATGCAACCACTACAGATCCCGAACTGACGCGATCGATTGCAACTGCGATAGCTGAACGCAATGCCGCCTACCTTGATACGCCGGTTTTCGGAAGCAAGGGTGAAGCCTGGGCCGGAAAGCTCGATTTCGTCTGTGGCGGCGACCGAAACGCGTTTGATCGTCTGGCCCCGGTCCTGGAACCGCTCGCGGCGACCGTTCACCATATGGGACCGCCCGGCAGCGGCGCGATGATGAAGCTCGTCGGCAATCTGCTGGTGGCGGCCCAAATGGAGTCGCTCGGAGAAGCCCTGTCGCTCGCCCGCAAGGCCGGGCTTAATGGCGATGCCGTCATGGGCGTCTTCGACGTGACGGACTACAGTTCTCTTCTGATCCGCAATGTCGGACGAGCAACTCTTGCCGGCGATTATGCGCCAAGCTTTTATCTGCGCCACATGCTTAAGGACACCCGCCTGGTTCGGGCCTTTGCCTGCAGTCAGGATGTTCCGGTACCGGTAACGACCCTGATCGGCGAGCTCTATGCCGCGGCCAACAACAAGGGCCTCGGCGACCTCAATGCATCCGCCATTCACGAAATGCTGTTCGAACTCTCCGGGCTGCAAAAAAGCAGCGATTAA
- a CDS encoding M20 aminoacylase family protein, protein MSDHAFWRSLRQDLHAHPELGFEEHRTSEIVARLLGEDGIAVHRGLGGTGVVGTLKAGDGNRAIGLRADMDALAMPETADRPYKSTVPGKMHACGHDGHTVMLLAAARYLARTKDFSGTVHFIFQPAEEGRGGAKKMVEGGLFELFPCDAVYGLHNMPGLDIDEMAVVEGPQLASSDSWRVTFKGTGTHGAKPHLGRDPVTASGHFIAALQTIVGRVVDPLQPAVVSACSVKAGDPNALNVIPDIVEIGGTARAYSPETRDQLEEEIGRLAHGMAASFGIEAEYRFIRRIPPVVNATEPTQTALQAAQTVFGEKVRTAFPPSTAGDDFAFFGNEVPGCYVWLGNGPAVDGALHHNTAYDFNDDAIGYGAAYWVRLTETELPIKAA, encoded by the coding sequence ATGAGTGATCATGCCTTCTGGCGGTCGTTGCGTCAGGATCTGCATGCCCATCCCGAGCTTGGCTTTGAGGAGCACAGGACCAGCGAGATCGTCGCCAGGCTGCTCGGCGAAGACGGCATTGCGGTCCATCGCGGGCTGGGCGGCACTGGGGTTGTCGGCACGCTGAAGGCAGGCGACGGCAACCGAGCGATCGGGCTGAGGGCGGACATGGATGCACTTGCCATGCCGGAAACGGCGGACCGGCCCTATAAAAGCACGGTTCCTGGCAAGATGCATGCCTGCGGCCATGACGGACACACGGTAATGCTGCTGGCGGCGGCGCGCTATCTGGCGCGGACGAAGGACTTTTCCGGCACGGTTCATTTCATCTTTCAGCCCGCCGAAGAAGGCCGCGGCGGCGCGAAGAAGATGGTCGAGGGCGGGCTGTTTGAGCTGTTTCCCTGCGATGCGGTTTACGGACTGCACAATATGCCGGGGCTCGATATCGATGAGATGGCCGTGGTCGAGGGGCCGCAGCTTGCCTCATCCGACAGCTGGCGCGTCACGTTCAAGGGCACCGGCACACATGGCGCAAAGCCGCATCTCGGACGCGATCCGGTGACGGCTTCCGGCCATTTCATCGCCGCGCTGCAGACGATTGTCGGGCGGGTGGTCGATCCGCTTCAGCCCGCGGTTGTCTCGGCCTGCTCGGTGAAGGCAGGCGATCCGAATGCGCTCAACGTCATTCCGGATATCGTTGAGATCGGCGGAACCGCGCGCGCCTATTCGCCCGAAACCCGCGACCAGCTGGAAGAGGAAATAGGCCGGCTTGCGCATGGCATGGCTGCCTCTTTCGGCATTGAGGCCGAATATCGGTTCATTCGCCGCATTCCGCCGGTCGTCAATGCGACGGAGCCGACGCAAACGGCGCTGCAGGCTGCACAGACCGTCTTCGGTGAGAAGGTACGCACGGCCTTTCCGCCATCGACGGCCGGCGACGACTTCGCCTTTTTCGGAAATGAAGTGCCGGGCTGCTATGTCTGGCTTGGCAATGGCCCGGCCGTGGACGGCGCGCTACACCACAACACGGCCTATGACTTCAACGATGACGCCATCGGCTACGGCGCGGCCTACTGGGTGCGGCTGACAGAGACCGAACTGCCAATCAAAGCCGCTTAG
- a CDS encoding adenine deaminase, with product MKSIDEPAMRAAAVEAARGERPFDLIISGGTLVDVATGELRPADVGLSGGLIAAVMPPGARSEAEITIDAGGAFVSPGLVDMHMHVESSMVTPATYAKAVLPRGVTTIVWDPHELANVAGVPAVDWAIEAARDLPLEAIILAPSCVPSAPGLERAGADFGPETIADILARPEIGGIAEVMNMEGVISGSPRMSAIVNAGLHAQKPVFGHARGLSGDRLAAFMSAGVSSDHELTSGDDLLEKLRAGVTIELRGSHPYLFDDFVVALKSLPVWPQTLTLCTDDVFPDDLLTGGGMVALIRALVARGLPPVQAVQAATLNAARRLNRTDIGLIAAGRRANIAIFEDLEAFAARYVIVDGKVIASDGCLNAAVSEHPSDMLKGSMKVEPLSSDDFRVKAKGTRVEVATIDQPRFTRWGKAEADVRNGFVCPPDGATLISVIHRHGQAAAKPKTGFLRGWGKWRGAFATTVSHDSHNLTIFGRNPEDMAVAAKALIESGGGMVVVADGKVKALLALPLLGLISDAPLEDVARDFEAVRNAAGTIVDWEPPYLTFKALVGATLACNAGPHQTDMGITDVEAGTVLESPVLRQLV from the coding sequence ATGAAAAGCATTGACGAGCCCGCCATGCGTGCCGCAGCGGTTGAAGCCGCCCGTGGTGAGCGGCCATTCGATCTCATAATTTCCGGCGGCACGCTCGTGGATGTTGCTACCGGGGAGCTGAGACCGGCCGATGTCGGCCTTTCCGGCGGGCTGATTGCGGCGGTTATGCCGCCCGGAGCGCGCAGCGAAGCTGAGATAACCATTGATGCAGGCGGGGCCTTCGTCTCGCCGGGGCTGGTCGACATGCACATGCATGTCGAAAGCTCGATGGTGACGCCTGCGACCTATGCCAAAGCCGTTTTGCCGCGCGGCGTGACGACCATTGTCTGGGATCCGCATGAACTGGCCAACGTCGCCGGCGTTCCTGCCGTCGATTGGGCCATTGAGGCCGCCCGTGACCTGCCGCTGGAGGCGATCATTCTGGCGCCCTCCTGTGTGCCGTCGGCGCCGGGACTGGAACGCGCTGGCGCGGATTTCGGGCCGGAAACGATCGCCGACATTCTGGCCCGGCCGGAAATCGGCGGCATCGCCGAAGTCATGAACATGGAAGGCGTTATTTCCGGCAGTCCGCGTATGAGCGCCATCGTTAATGCCGGACTTCATGCACAAAAGCCCGTTTTCGGTCATGCGCGCGGGCTTTCCGGCGACAGGCTTGCCGCCTTCATGAGTGCCGGGGTTTCATCCGATCATGAGCTGACATCGGGCGATGACCTTCTGGAGAAACTGCGCGCCGGGGTGACAATCGAACTTCGCGGTTCGCATCCTTATCTGTTCGATGACTTTGTCGTGGCTTTGAAAAGCCTGCCCGTTTGGCCGCAGACGCTGACGCTGTGCACCGACGATGTCTTTCCGGATGATCTGTTGACCGGCGGCGGCATGGTTGCGCTTATCCGGGCGCTGGTCGCGCGCGGTTTGCCTCCCGTTCAGGCCGTGCAGGCGGCCACGCTGAATGCGGCGCGGCGTCTGAACCGAACCGATATCGGGCTCATCGCGGCCGGTCGGCGCGCCAATATCGCGATCTTCGAGGATCTTGAGGCGTTTGCGGCCCGCTATGTGATTGTGGATGGCAAGGTCATTGCCTCTGACGGGTGCCTCAATGCTGCCGTTTCCGAGCATCCTTCGGACATGCTTAAGGGCTCCATGAAGGTTGAGCCGCTTTCATCGGATGATTTCAGGGTGAAGGCCAAGGGGACGCGCGTCGAGGTCGCCACCATCGACCAGCCGCGGTTTACCCGCTGGGGCAAGGCGGAGGCGGATGTGCGGAACGGATTTGTATGTCCGCCAGACGGTGCAACGCTGATCAGCGTCATCCACCGTCACGGTCAAGCAGCAGCGAAGCCGAAAACCGGGTTTCTGCGTGGATGGGGAAAATGGCGTGGCGCATTCGCGACCACGGTTTCGCACGACAGCCATAACCTGACAATCTTCGGGCGGAACCCCGAGGATATGGCGGTGGCGGCCAAAGCGCTGATCGAGAGCGGCGGCGGCATGGTCGTGGTGGCCGATGGCAAGGTGAAAGCATTGCTAGCCCTGCCGCTGCTGGGCCTGATCTCGGATGCACCGCTTGAAGATGTCGCCCGTGATTTCGAGGCTGTGCGCAATGCTGCCGGAACAATCGTTGACTGGGAGCCGCCCTATCTCACCTTCAAGGCGCTGGTCGGCGCAACGCTTGCCTGCAATGCCGGTCCGCATCAGACCGACATGGGCATCACCGATGTTGAAGCCGGAACCGTGCTGGAAAGCCCGGTCTTGCGTCAGCTCGTCTAA
- a CDS encoding nucleoside hydrolase has protein sequence MGVWIDTDMGFDDIAAILTVRASGEKIDGLSLTFGNTTLAKVCSNAAAAAEVFDWTFPIHAGADRAVMGAVETAASILSDAGMPTAGLSLPEAALPPSDPAFVALCNWLSKDDGPKRILALGPLTNIAALCLARPDLASRISEIVWMGGGVTSGNHTASAEFNALADPEAASIVLSRDIPFIMADLDFCRKVTINADDVAALRAENGRNAPLLADLTEGFLNIAAKRGRTEMAFFDPAAAVAFCHSSLVSLQPVNLAFETAGHITRGRSVVETRAYKLAPEADFNASIITEVDADAAHDTIMGALLAEARR, from the coding sequence ATGGGCGTCTGGATCGACACGGATATGGGGTTTGACGACATCGCCGCCATCCTCACCGTTCGGGCAAGCGGCGAGAAGATCGACGGCCTGTCGCTGACCTTCGGCAACACGACACTGGCGAAGGTCTGCAGCAATGCCGCAGCCGCAGCCGAGGTTTTCGACTGGACCTTCCCGATCCATGCCGGGGCTGACCGGGCGGTGATGGGGGCGGTTGAAACCGCAGCCTCGATCCTCAGCGATGCCGGCATGCCGACGGCGGGCCTCAGCCTGCCGGAAGCGGCACTTCCGCCATCCGATCCGGCCTTTGTTGCCCTTTGCAACTGGCTTTCGAAGGATGACGGGCCGAAGCGCATTCTGGCTCTTGGGCCTTTGACCAATATCGCAGCCCTTTGTCTGGCGCGCCCCGACCTTGCCAGCCGGATCAGCGAGATTGTCTGGATGGGCGGCGGCGTCACCAGCGGCAACCACACCGCTTCCGCCGAGTTCAACGCATTGGCTGACCCGGAAGCGGCCTCAATCGTGCTTTCGCGTGACATCCCCTTTATCATGGCCGACCTCGATTTTTGCCGCAAGGTTACGATCAATGCGGACGACGTGGCGGCGCTGCGCGCTGAAAACGGCAGGAACGCACCGCTTCTGGCCGATCTGACGGAAGGTTTTCTCAATATAGCCGCAAAGCGGGGTCGCACCGAAATGGCGTTTTTTGATCCTGCGGCGGCAGTGGCTTTTTGTCACTCATCGCTTGTTTCCTTGCAGCCGGTGAATCTGGCCTTTGAAACGGCCGGACACATCACACGCGGGCGCAGTGTTGTCGAAACCCGTGCTTACAAACTCGCCCCGGAGGCGGATTTTAACGCCTCAATCATCACCGAGGTTGATGCCGATGCCGCGCATGACACGATCATGGGCGCATTGCTGGCGGAGGCACGGCGATGA
- a CDS encoding ABC transporter ATP-binding protein, with protein sequence MSDHTLLSLNNLSLSYGKNTVVERLNLEIAKGELIALLGPSGCGKTTTMRAIAGLMAPSGGKIVLDGRDVTRVPPNRREVGLMFQSYALFPHLSVFENVAFGLKLKGMRGSDLSARVSEGLSAVGLGDYADRRPADLSGGQQQRVALARSLVMDPKVLLLDEPLSNLDARLRLEMRTELQRVQKANDLTMVFVTHDQSEALSLADRIVVMKDGAIEQLGTPEDIYNRPESAFVADFVGFENIFTVEAGKLKGKGEAFSLPEPLPADAKGLAWRPRFVRLGEGTFIGTVIGAAFVGQMREYVLETPLGQIKVDVDASAPAHSLGQQLAFDLRVEDAVVLKR encoded by the coding sequence ATGTCTGACCATACTCTGCTTTCCCTGAACAACCTGTCGCTCTCCTACGGCAAGAACACCGTCGTCGAGCGGCTCAACCTTGAAATCGCCAAAGGTGAGCTGATCGCCCTTCTCGGGCCTTCGGGTTGCGGCAAGACCACGACCATGCGCGCCATTGCCGGTCTGATGGCGCCGTCGGGCGGCAAGATCGTTCTGGATGGCCGCGATGTCACCCGTGTTCCGCCGAACAGGCGCGAGGTTGGGCTGATGTTTCAGTCCTATGCGCTTTTTCCCCATCTTTCGGTATTTGAGAATGTGGCCTTCGGGTTGAAACTGAAGGGAATGCGCGGTTCGGACCTTTCTGCCCGCGTGAGTGAAGGCTTGAGCGCTGTCGGTCTTGGGGATTATGCCGACCGCCGGCCCGCCGATCTTTCCGGCGGTCAGCAGCAGCGCGTCGCCCTTGCCCGCTCGCTGGTGATGGATCCGAAAGTGCTGTTGCTGGATGAACCGCTTTCAAACCTCGATGCGCGTCTCAGACTTGAAATGCGCACCGAGCTTCAGCGGGTGCAAAAGGCCAACGACCTGACGATGGTTTTCGTCACCCACGACCAGTCCGAAGCCCTGTCTCTGGCCGACCGGATCGTGGTGATGAAAGATGGCGCTATCGAACAGCTCGGAACGCCGGAGGATATCTATAACCGTCCCGAATCCGCCTTCGTTGCCGATTTCGTCGGCTTTGAAAACATTTTCACGGTTGAAGCGGGTAAGCTCAAAGGCAAGGGCGAAGCCTTCTCACTTCCCGAGCCGCTTCCTGCGGATGCAAAAGGTCTGGCATGGCGGCCGCGTTTCGTGCGCCTTGGCGAAGGGACCTTCATTGGCACGGTGATCGGCGCGGCCTTTGTCGGTCAGATGCGTGAATATGTGCTGGAAACGCCGCTTGGTCAGATCAAGGTCGATGTGGATGCCAGCGCACCGGCGCATAGCCTGGGCCAGCAACTCGCCTTCGATCTTCGGGTCGAAGACGCCGTTGTCCTGAAACGATAG